A genome region from Mycobacterium florentinum includes the following:
- a CDS encoding aldo/keto reductase: MAAPLVTLNDGHAIPAVGFGVFQVPPAETEQAVRTALQAGYRHIDTAAAYRNERETGRAVAESDVPRDQLYVVTKLWNSEQGYDSTLTAFDASMDRLGVDYLDLYLVHWPMPALGKFVETFKAFAHLRDQGRIRSIGVSNFEPEHLMVLIDVTGIVPAVNQIELHPRFPQTELRNVHAQHGIATEAWAPLGQGALLTDPTVTAVAEACGRTPAQVLIRWHIQLGNIVIPKSVNPARIVSNFDVFDFELTADQMARISSLDDGTRLGPDPRTFSFTGR; this comes from the coding sequence ATGGCAGCCCCCTTGGTCACCCTCAATGACGGTCATGCGATCCCCGCCGTCGGGTTCGGAGTCTTCCAGGTCCCTCCGGCAGAGACCGAGCAGGCGGTGCGTACAGCGCTGCAAGCCGGGTACCGGCATATCGACACCGCCGCCGCCTACCGCAACGAACGGGAAACGGGGCGCGCGGTTGCCGAATCCGACGTGCCGCGCGATCAACTCTACGTGGTGACCAAACTGTGGAACTCCGAGCAGGGTTACGACAGCACGCTGACGGCCTTCGATGCCAGCATGGACCGGCTTGGCGTCGACTACCTCGACCTCTACCTCGTGCACTGGCCGATGCCGGCGCTCGGAAAGTTCGTCGAAACCTTCAAGGCCTTCGCCCACCTGCGCGACCAGGGCCGGATCCGCTCCATCGGCGTCAGCAATTTCGAACCCGAGCATCTGATGGTCCTGATCGATGTCACCGGCATTGTTCCCGCCGTCAATCAGATCGAATTGCATCCTCGTTTTCCGCAGACGGAATTGCGAAATGTGCACGCCCAGCACGGAATCGCGACCGAGGCATGGGCGCCGCTAGGGCAAGGAGCGCTGCTGACAGATCCGACCGTCACGGCCGTTGCCGAAGCATGTGGGCGGACACCCGCCCAGGTGTTGATCAGATGGCATATTCAGCTCGGTAATATCGTGATCCCCAAGTCGGTCAACCCTGCACGGATTGTGAGCAACTTCGACGTGTTCGATTTCGAACTCACCGCCGATCAAATGGCGAGGATTTCGTCGCTCGACGACGGAACCCGGCTTGGTCCTGATCCACGAACCTTCAGTTTCACAGGTAGGTGA
- a CDS encoding aldo/keto reductase, with protein sequence MTLTGDAGLAVPSITLNDENTMPVLGLGVADLSEDETERAVSAALEIGCRLIDTATAYGNEAAVGRAIAASGIPRAELFVTTKLATADQGLKGAQDACEASLERLGLDYLDLYLIHWPAAALGKYVDSFGGLLQLRSTGHTRSIGVANFTEEYLEMVIDLVFTTPAVNQIELHPLLNQNEMRKTNVQHNVVTQSYTPLALGKLNDNPTVNSVASEYGKTASQVLLRWNLQLGNAVVFRSANPEHIATDFDVFDFELAAEHMDAINALNDGTRLRPDPNTYGGA encoded by the coding sequence ATGACGTTGACTGGCGACGCGGGACTCGCCGTACCCTCGATCACTCTTAACGACGAAAACACGATGCCGGTGCTCGGCCTCGGCGTCGCGGATTTGTCGGAGGACGAGACCGAACGTGCTGTATCGGCGGCGCTGGAGATCGGCTGCCGGCTGATCGACACCGCCACGGCTTACGGCAATGAAGCCGCCGTCGGCCGTGCCATTGCCGCTTCCGGGATTCCTCGCGCGGAGCTGTTCGTCACCACCAAACTCGCCACCGCCGACCAGGGCCTCAAGGGCGCGCAGGATGCCTGCGAGGCCAGCCTGGAACGGCTGGGCCTGGATTATCTGGACCTGTACCTGATTCATTGGCCGGCCGCCGCGCTCGGCAAGTACGTCGACTCCTTCGGCGGGCTGCTTCAGCTGCGCTCCACCGGACACACCCGTTCCATCGGTGTCGCCAACTTCACCGAGGAATACCTGGAGATGGTCATCGACCTGGTCTTCACGACGCCGGCCGTCAACCAGATCGAGTTGCACCCGCTGCTCAACCAGAACGAGATGCGCAAGACCAACGTGCAGCACAATGTCGTGACGCAGTCCTACACACCGCTGGCACTCGGCAAGCTGAACGACAACCCGACCGTGAATTCCGTCGCGAGCGAATACGGCAAGACGGCCTCGCAGGTGTTGCTGCGGTGGAACCTGCAACTGGGTAACGCGGTCGTCTTCCGCTCGGCCAACCCCGAGCACATCGCCACCGACTTCGACGTGTTCGATTTCGAATTGGCCGCCGAGCACATGGACGCGATCAACGCGCTCAATGACGGAACGCGGTTGCGCCCGGACCCGAACACCTACGGAGGCGCCTAG
- a CDS encoding HNH endonuclease family protein — translation MTRKVLLWLSAAAVLAVLVAYQTLGSTSAKHAEIAARADVPTVAPGTDVLAGIAVAPQRVHRYDYRRAAFGDSWDDDNDAPGGHNGCDTRDDILDRDLVDKTYVAIKRCPTAVATGTLHDPYTNTTIAFQRGAKVGESVQIDHIVPLAYAWDMGAFGWPDPERRRFANDPANLLAVQGQANQDKGDLPPALWMPPNRAFACQYAMQFIAVLRGYQLPVDQPSAGVLRAAAATCPTGP, via the coding sequence GTGACGCGCAAGGTGCTGCTGTGGTTGTCGGCGGCCGCGGTGCTCGCGGTGCTGGTGGCCTATCAGACGCTGGGCTCGACGTCGGCCAAGCACGCCGAGATCGCGGCGCGCGCCGATGTGCCCACGGTGGCGCCGGGAACCGATGTGCTGGCCGGCATTGCCGTTGCGCCGCAACGGGTGCACCGCTACGACTACCGCCGGGCGGCCTTCGGCGACTCCTGGGACGACGACAACGACGCCCCGGGCGGGCACAACGGATGCGACACCCGCGACGACATCCTCGACCGCGATCTCGTCGACAAGACCTACGTGGCGATCAAGCGGTGCCCCACCGCCGTGGCCACCGGCACGCTGCACGACCCGTATACCAACACCACCATCGCCTTCCAGCGCGGCGCCAAGGTCGGCGAATCGGTGCAGATCGACCACATCGTCCCGCTTGCTTATGCCTGGGACATGGGAGCTTTCGGCTGGCCGGATCCCGAGCGGCGGCGCTTCGCCAACGACCCGGCCAACCTGCTGGCGGTGCAGGGCCAGGCCAATCAGGACAAGGGCGACCTGCCGCCCGCGTTATGGATGCCGCCCAATCGCGCGTTCGCCTGCCAGTACGCGATGCAGTTCATCGCGGTCCTGCGCGGTTACCAGCTGCCGGTGGATCAGCCGTCGGCGGGCGTGTTGCGTGCGGCCGCCGCCACCTGCCCGACGGGACCTTAG
- the recG gene encoding ATP-dependent DNA helicase RecG, which translates to MSLSTRLDYVLGAKAAGPLDEVFGIRTVDDLLRHYPRSYTEGATRWDAAEGEAERPEEGQHITLVDTITDTDTFPMKKNPKRKCLRITLGTGRSKVTATFFNADYLSKDLTKGTKVMLSGEVGYFRKVMQLTHPDFLILDSPSGRNRGSKSLKSIADASQAASGEVLMSAFERSFFPIYPASTKLQSWDIYACVRQVLDVLDPVDDPLPEELLAAHDLMPEDEALRAIHLAEDEVERRRARDRLTFDEAVGLQWALAARRHGELSQSGPPAPRRSDGLAAELLGRLPFELTAGQRETLDVLSEGLAASRPMNRMLQGEVGSGKTIIAVLAMLQMVDAGYQCALLAPTEVLAVQHLRSINDVLGPLAMAGQLGGADNATRAALLTGSMSTVQKNQVRREIAGGEVGIVIGTHALLQDVVEFHKLGMVVVDEQHRFGVEQRDQLRAKAPEGITPHLLVMTATPIPRTVALTVYGDLETSTLRELPRGRQPITSNVIFVKDKPAWLDRAWQRIREEVAAGRQAYVVAPRIDEADESDKGQEDARPTETAVGLFDRLRSGELASLRLGLMHGRLPADEKDAAMTAFRNGETDVLVCTTVIEVGVDVPNATVMLVMDADRFGISQLHQLRGRIGRGQHPSLCLLATWSSEGSPAGRRLRAVAATLDGFALSELDLKERREGDVLGRNQSGRAINLRLLSLADHLAFIEAAREFCTRVYQENPQDPGLASLAAQFTDTERIEYLDKS; encoded by the coding sequence GTGTCGCTGAGCACTCGCCTGGACTACGTGCTGGGCGCCAAGGCCGCGGGTCCCCTCGACGAGGTGTTCGGCATCCGGACGGTTGACGACCTGCTGCGCCACTACCCGCGCAGCTACACCGAGGGCGCCACGAGGTGGGATGCCGCGGAAGGAGAGGCCGAGCGGCCCGAAGAGGGCCAGCACATCACCCTCGTCGACACCATCACCGACACCGACACGTTCCCGATGAAGAAGAACCCCAAGCGCAAATGCCTGCGCATCACCCTGGGCACCGGTCGCAGCAAGGTGACCGCGACGTTCTTCAATGCGGACTACCTGAGCAAGGACCTCACCAAGGGCACCAAGGTGATGCTGTCGGGGGAGGTCGGCTACTTCCGGAAGGTCATGCAGCTGACGCACCCGGACTTTCTGATCCTCGACTCGCCGAGCGGACGCAACCGCGGCAGCAAGTCGCTCAAGAGCATCGCCGACGCCTCGCAGGCCGCCAGCGGCGAGGTGTTGATGTCGGCGTTCGAGCGCAGCTTCTTTCCGATCTATCCGGCCAGCACCAAACTGCAGAGCTGGGACATCTACGCCTGCGTGCGCCAGGTGCTCGACGTGCTCGATCCCGTCGACGATCCGCTGCCCGAGGAACTGCTCGCCGCTCACGACCTGATGCCCGAGGACGAGGCGCTGCGCGCGATTCACCTCGCCGAGGACGAGGTGGAGCGCCGCCGCGCGCGCGACCGGTTGACGTTCGACGAAGCCGTCGGCCTGCAGTGGGCGCTGGCAGCGCGGCGGCACGGCGAGCTGTCGCAATCGGGACCGCCGGCGCCGCGGCGATCCGACGGTTTGGCTGCGGAACTGTTGGGCCGCTTGCCCTTCGAGCTGACGGCCGGGCAGCGCGAAACGCTCGATGTGTTGTCCGAGGGCCTGGCGGCCAGTCGCCCGATGAACCGGATGCTGCAGGGGGAGGTCGGTTCGGGCAAAACGATCATCGCGGTGCTGGCGATGCTGCAGATGGTCGATGCGGGCTACCAGTGCGCGCTGCTGGCCCCGACGGAAGTTCTTGCTGTACAACATCTTCGGTCGATCAATGACGTGCTCGGTCCGCTGGCGATGGCCGGTCAGCTGGGCGGGGCCGACAACGCGACCCGCGCCGCGCTGCTGACCGGATCGATGTCGACCGTGCAGAAGAACCAGGTACGCCGTGAGATCGCCGGTGGTGAGGTCGGCATCGTCATCGGCACGCACGCCCTGCTGCAGGACGTGGTGGAGTTTCACAAGCTGGGCATGGTGGTCGTGGACGAGCAACACCGATTCGGTGTCGAGCAACGAGATCAGTTGCGCGCCAAGGCGCCCGAAGGCATTACGCCGCATCTGCTGGTGATGACGGCGACGCCGATCCCGCGCACCGTCGCGCTGACCGTGTACGGCGACCTGGAAACCTCGACGCTGCGCGAGCTGCCGCGCGGCCGCCAGCCCATCACCAGCAACGTCATTTTCGTCAAGGACAAGCCCGCCTGGCTGGACCGCGCCTGGCAACGCATCCGCGAGGAGGTCGCGGCCGGCCGGCAAGCCTATGTGGTGGCGCCCCGCATCGACGAGGCCGACGAGTCGGACAAGGGGCAAGAAGACGCGCGCCCGACGGAGACCGCCGTGGGGCTCTTCGACAGGCTGCGGTCCGGCGAGCTCGCGAGCCTGCGGCTGGGGCTGATGCACGGACGGTTGCCCGCCGACGAGAAGGACGCGGCGATGACCGCGTTCCGCAACGGCGAGACCGATGTGCTGGTGTGCACCACCGTCATCGAGGTCGGAGTCGACGTCCCCAACGCCACGGTGATGCTGGTGATGGACGCCGACCGGTTCGGAATCAGCCAGTTGCATCAGCTGCGTGGCCGCATCGGCCGCGGCCAGCATCCGAGCCTGTGCCTGCTGGCCACCTGGAGCTCGGAGGGATCGCCGGCCGGCCGACGGCTGCGGGCGGTCGCCGCAACGCTGGACGGTTTCGCGCTTTCCGAGCTGGATCTCAAAGAGCGCCGGGAAGGAGATGTGCTGGGCCGCAACCAGTCCGGCCGGGCGATCAATTTGCGGCTGCTGTCGCTGGCCGACCACCTGGCGTTCATCGAAGCGGCCCGCGAATTCTGCACCCGGGTGTATCAGGAGAACCCCCAGGATCCTGGATTGGCTTCACTGGCAGCACAATTCACCGACACCGAACGCATCGAATACCTGGACAAGTCGTGA
- a CDS encoding DAK2 domain-containing protein, which translates to MGSSDRLLDAPALRDWAHTAVSDLITHIDEINRLNVFPVADSDTGANMLFTMRSALAEANAGIGADGGPGCVSRVASALSAGALNGARGNSGVILSQILRGIADVTATAAADSGGELAYLDAVLLGAALRRGVELVITSMGGHEIPGTIVSVLRAAADAVEECAHDGLAAAITAAGDAAVVALEKTPEQLDVLADAGAVDAGGRGLLVLLDALRATVGGQPPARTVYELSPPSEPTSGVAERPVPQFEVMYRLDGGNPPAANALRDRLMRLGDSVAIAAAPFTNQATYSVHVHTDDAGAAVEAGLAAGRLSRIVISALSAGAVGQPAGSWTKERAVLAVVDGEGAAELFAGEGAHVLQPAPDAGDPTTAISAHQLMRAVVDAGAAQVMVLPNGYVAAEELVAGCTAAIGWGIDVVPIPTGSMVQGLAALAVHETDRQAVDDGYTMARAAGGARYGSVRIATESALTWAGRCQPGDGLGIAGDEVLIVAADAAGAAIGLLDLLLASGGDLVTVLVGVGMGPDGDSVTNTLQEHVHDHHPGTELVTYRTGHRGDALLIGVE; encoded by the coding sequence GTGGGCAGTTCGGATCGTCTGCTCGACGCACCGGCGCTGCGGGATTGGGCGCACACCGCGGTCAGCGACCTGATCACTCACATCGACGAGATCAACCGTCTCAATGTCTTCCCGGTCGCCGACTCCGACACCGGGGCAAACATGCTGTTCACGATGCGTTCCGCGCTGGCGGAGGCCAACGCCGGGATCGGCGCCGACGGCGGCCCCGGCTGCGTTTCCCGGGTCGCATCCGCCCTGTCGGCGGGGGCGCTCAACGGCGCGCGCGGCAACTCCGGGGTGATCCTGTCGCAGATCCTGCGCGGTATCGCCGATGTCACCGCGACCGCGGCTGCCGATTCCGGCGGTGAACTGGCGTACCTGGATGCGGTGCTGCTCGGGGCGGCGTTGCGGCGCGGCGTCGAGCTCGTCATCACCTCGATGGGCGGACACGAGATCCCCGGAACCATCGTGTCGGTGCTGCGCGCCGCCGCCGACGCGGTCGAGGAGTGCGCGCACGACGGGCTGGCCGCGGCGATCACCGCGGCCGGCGACGCGGCCGTCGTCGCGCTGGAAAAGACCCCTGAGCAGCTGGATGTGCTGGCCGACGCCGGTGCCGTGGACGCCGGGGGGCGCGGCCTGCTGGTCCTGCTGGATGCGCTGCGCGCGACGGTCGGCGGCCAGCCGCCGGCCCGCACGGTCTACGAGCTCTCACCGCCGTCGGAACCCACGTCGGGTGTCGCCGAACGACCGGTGCCGCAGTTCGAGGTGATGTACCGGCTGGACGGCGGTAACCCGCCGGCCGCGAACGCCCTGCGGGACCGGCTGATGCGCCTGGGCGATTCGGTCGCCATCGCCGCCGCGCCGTTCACCAATCAGGCCACCTACTCGGTGCACGTGCACACCGACGACGCCGGCGCCGCGGTCGAAGCGGGGCTGGCCGCCGGACGGCTCAGCCGGATCGTGATCTCGGCACTGAGCGCCGGTGCGGTCGGGCAACCCGCGGGCAGCTGGACCAAGGAACGTGCGGTGCTGGCCGTCGTGGACGGGGAAGGCGCGGCCGAGCTGTTCGCCGGCGAGGGCGCCCACGTGCTGCAACCCGCTCCGGACGCGGGCGACCCGACCACGGCGATCAGCGCTCACCAGCTGATGCGGGCCGTCGTCGACGCCGGGGCCGCCCAGGTGATGGTGCTGCCGAACGGCTATGTCGCCGCCGAGGAGCTGGTCGCCGGGTGCACCGCGGCCATCGGCTGGGGCATCGACGTGGTGCCGATACCGACCGGGTCGATGGTGCAGGGGCTGGCCGCACTGGCCGTGCACGAAACGGACCGGCAGGCGGTCGACGACGGCTACACCATGGCCCGCGCCGCTGGCGGCGCGCGGTACGGATCGGTGCGCATCGCCACCGAGAGCGCGCTGACCTGGGCGGGTCGCTGCCAGCCGGGCGACGGCCTGGGCATCGCGGGCGACGAGGTGCTGATCGTGGCCGCCGACGCGGCCGGAGCGGCGATCGGACTGCTCGATCTGCTGTTGGCCTCCGGCGGCGACCTGGTGACCGTGCTGGTCGGCGTGGGCATGGGCCCCGACGGCGATTCGGTGACCAACACCCTGCAAGAGCATGTACACGACCACCATCCGGGCACCGAATTGGTGACCTACCGCACCGGCCATCGCGGCGACGCCCTGCTGATCGGCGTCGAGTGA
- the rpmB gene encoding 50S ribosomal protein L28, with protein sequence MAAVCEICGKGPGFGKSVSHSHRRTSRRWDPNVQTVHVVARPGGNKKRLNVCASCIKAGKVVRG encoded by the coding sequence ATGGCCGCTGTGTGCGAAATCTGCGGGAAAGGCCCCGGCTTCGGCAAGTCGGTGTCGCACTCCCACCGGCGCACCAGCCGGCGCTGGGACCCGAACGTCCAGACGGTGCACGTCGTGGCGCGTCCCGGCGGCAACAAGAAGCGACTCAACGTCTGCGCGTCCTGCATCAAGGCCGGCAAGGTCGTCAGGGGCTAG
- a CDS encoding mycofactocin-coupled SDR family oxidoreductase, translating into MGELDNSIAVITGAARGQGRSHAVALAEQGADIIAVDICADIDAIPYPLATRSDLDETVKLVEAAGRKAVPVVADVRDLPQLESAVHAGIDELGEVDIVIANAGVVAIGDTETRSEPVFNSIVDTNLKGVWHTLLASVPSIIRKGRGGSIVLVSSSQGLTGRGGDGTAAMFAYAASKHGVVGLMRSAANAYAPHKIRVNSVHPSGVSTPMILNDFVVNRMLENPNPAVAQMLLPDVPLVEPQDVTEAVLWLVGPRARYVTGVSIPVDAGHIVM; encoded by the coding sequence ATGGGCGAACTCGACAACAGCATCGCCGTCATCACCGGCGCGGCGCGCGGCCAGGGTCGCAGCCACGCGGTTGCGCTCGCCGAACAGGGCGCCGACATCATCGCCGTGGATATCTGCGCCGATATCGACGCGATTCCCTACCCGCTGGCGACCAGATCGGATCTCGACGAGACCGTAAAACTGGTCGAAGCCGCGGGCCGCAAGGCGGTGCCCGTCGTCGCCGACGTCCGCGACCTGCCGCAGCTGGAGTCCGCGGTACACGCCGGGATCGACGAACTCGGCGAGGTGGACATCGTCATCGCCAACGCCGGGGTGGTGGCGATCGGTGACACCGAAACCCGTTCCGAGCCGGTGTTCAACTCGATCGTCGACACCAACCTCAAGGGGGTCTGGCACACGCTGCTGGCGTCGGTGCCGTCGATCATCCGCAAGGGCCGGGGCGGCTCGATCGTGCTGGTCAGCTCGTCGCAGGGGCTGACCGGACGGGGCGGCGACGGCACCGCGGCGATGTTCGCCTACGCCGCGTCCAAGCACGGCGTGGTGGGGTTGATGCGTTCGGCGGCCAATGCCTATGCGCCACACAAGATTCGGGTCAACTCGGTGCACCCGAGCGGTGTCTCGACGCCGATGATCCTCAACGACTTCGTGGTGAACCGGATGCTGGAGAATCCGAACCCGGCCGTCGCGCAGATGCTGCTGCCCGACGTGCCGCTGGTCGAGCCGCAAGACGTCACCGAAGCGGTGCTGTGGCTGGTAGGGCCCCGGGCGCGCTATGTGACGGGCGTGTCGATACCCGTCGACGCCGGCCACATCGTGATGTAG
- a CDS encoding SDR family NAD(P)-dependent oxidoreductase — protein MTLPWTPSRLGNLTGKRVIVTGATNGVGLGTAQALAKAGAHVIMAVRNTDLGKQRAAGMDGPTSVVKLDLADLSSVRAFGDQVDGEIDILINNAGTLTDRRRETVDGFEMTLGTNLLGPFALTNLLLPRVRSQIINVGSDAHKSATLRLDDMHLRRSKWTRLGSYAQSKLAVMLWGLELDRRLRAARSPIVTQLTHPGWVASNLSNISDAPLMSLVQKGVTVVADRFANDIDEGAATTLYCISEPVPPGSFVGVSGRFGLRGAPALIGRTPLASDYDVAARLVAFAEEETGTRLEV, from the coding sequence GTGACGTTACCTTGGACGCCGAGTCGCCTCGGCAACTTGACCGGCAAACGAGTCATCGTGACGGGGGCTACCAACGGGGTGGGGCTGGGAACCGCGCAGGCGCTCGCCAAGGCCGGTGCCCACGTGATCATGGCGGTGCGCAACACCGACCTGGGGAAGCAACGCGCCGCCGGGATGGACGGCCCGACGTCGGTGGTCAAGCTCGATCTCGCGGACCTGTCGTCGGTGCGCGCGTTCGGCGATCAGGTCGACGGGGAGATCGACATCCTGATCAACAATGCCGGCACGCTCACCGACCGCCGCAGAGAAACCGTCGACGGTTTCGAGATGACGCTGGGCACCAACCTGCTCGGACCGTTCGCGCTGACGAATCTGTTGCTGCCCCGGGTGCGCTCGCAGATCATCAACGTCGGCTCCGACGCGCACAAGTCGGCCACGCTGCGACTCGACGACATGCACCTGCGCCGCAGCAAGTGGACGCGGCTGGGCTCCTACGCGCAGTCCAAGCTCGCGGTCATGCTGTGGGGGCTCGAGCTGGATCGCCGGCTGCGCGCCGCGCGATCGCCGATCGTCACTCAACTCACGCACCCCGGATGGGTGGCCTCGAACCTGTCGAATATCTCGGACGCGCCATTGATGTCGTTGGTGCAAAAGGGTGTCACGGTGGTGGCCGACCGGTTCGCCAACGACATCGACGAAGGCGCGGCGACCACGCTGTACTGCATCAGCGAACCGGTGCCGCCGGGTAGCTTCGTCGGTGTCAGCGGCAGGTTCGGCCTGCGCGGCGCTCCGGCGCTGATCGGCCGCACACCGCTGGCGTCCGACTACGACGTGGCCGCCCGGCTGGTGGCCTTCGCCGAAGAAGAGACCGGCACGAGGCTGGAGGTATAG
- a CDS encoding nuclear transport factor 2 family protein gives MSDSGREITNLIYTYAELLDGGDLDGVAGLFAHGRICGVQDGPPETVFEGSARVRQMYEMATRIYEDGTPKTKHNTSNVQLHIDEASGTARSTSYYCVTQATPDLPLQVIVTGHYKDTFHRVDGAWWFDSRIMFVDQVGDVSQHLKF, from the coding sequence ATGAGTGACAGCGGGCGTGAAATCACCAACCTGATCTACACCTATGCCGAGCTTCTCGACGGTGGTGACCTGGACGGGGTGGCCGGGCTTTTCGCGCATGGCCGCATCTGCGGCGTCCAGGACGGTCCGCCGGAGACCGTGTTCGAAGGGTCCGCCCGGGTGCGGCAGATGTACGAGATGGCCACGCGCATCTACGAAGACGGCACCCCGAAAACCAAGCACAACACCAGCAATGTGCAGCTGCACATCGACGAGGCCTCGGGCACCGCGCGCAGCACGTCCTACTACTGCGTCACGCAGGCCACCCCCGATCTTCCGCTGCAGGTGATCGTCACCGGGCACTACAAGGACACGTTCCATCGAGTGGACGGCGCCTGGTGGTTCGACAGCCGGATCATGTTCGTCGACCAGGTCGGCGACGTCAGCCAGCACCTGAAGTTCTGA
- a CDS encoding oxidoreductase, with protein sequence MARWLITGCSTGFGREIARTALEAGHSVVVTARRAEAVADLADEFGGRAIAVALDVTDAAQIAAAVSAADEAFGGIDVLVNNAGHGYLSSVEEGEDAEVRKLFDVNYFGAVDMIKAVLPAMRARGDGHIINISSMTGLVANPPNAYYSSTKFALEAVTEALATEVRPLGIKVTAIEPGAFRTDWATRSMKESGRPIAAYADVAARKDLIKQFADHLPGDPRKVAEAVLMVTTLDEPPLRLLLGRDVLKAMRDKITAMSASIEEWKAVTKDVNFPES encoded by the coding sequence ATGGCGCGCTGGCTGATCACCGGTTGCTCGACCGGCTTCGGCCGCGAAATCGCCCGCACCGCACTGGAAGCCGGTCACAGCGTGGTGGTGACAGCGCGCCGGGCCGAGGCGGTGGCCGATCTCGCCGACGAATTCGGTGGCCGGGCCATCGCTGTCGCGCTCGACGTGACCGACGCCGCCCAGATCGCGGCGGCGGTGTCGGCGGCCGACGAGGCGTTCGGCGGGATCGACGTCCTGGTCAACAACGCCGGTCACGGTTATCTGTCCTCAGTGGAGGAGGGCGAGGACGCCGAGGTGCGAAAGTTGTTCGACGTCAACTACTTCGGGGCCGTCGACATGATCAAGGCGGTACTGCCCGCCATGCGCGCCCGCGGCGACGGGCACATCATCAACATCTCGTCGATGACCGGTCTGGTGGCCAACCCGCCCAACGCCTACTACTCGTCGACCAAGTTCGCGCTCGAGGCGGTGACCGAAGCGCTGGCCACCGAGGTGCGGCCGCTGGGCATCAAGGTGACCGCGATCGAGCCGGGCGCGTTCCGTACCGACTGGGCGACGCGGTCGATGAAGGAATCGGGCCGCCCGATAGCCGCCTACGCCGACGTCGCGGCGCGCAAGGACCTGATCAAGCAGTTCGCCGATCACCTGCCGGGCGACCCACGCAAGGTGGCCGAGGCGGTGCTGATGGTGACCACGCTCGACGAGCCGCCGCTGCGGCTGCTGCTGGGCCGCGACGTGCTGAAGGCGATGCGCGACAAGATCACCGCGATGTCGGCGTCGATCGAGGAGTGGAAAGCCGTCACGAAGGACGTGAACTTCCCCGAGTCGTAG
- a CDS encoding uracil-DNA glycosylase yields MTPRPLSELVEQGWAAALEPVAEQVTKMGQFLRDEIAAGRKYLPAGENVLRAFTFPFDQVRVLIVGQDPYPTPGHAVGLSFSVASDVRPLPRSLSNIFDEYSADLGYPQPSCGDLTPWAQRGVLLLNRVLTVRPSNPASHRGKGWEAVTECAIRALVGRSQPMVAILWGRDASTLKPVLAEGNCVAIESPHPSPLSASRGFFGSRPFSRANELLAGMGADAIDWRLP; encoded by the coding sequence GTGACGCCACGTCCATTGAGTGAACTCGTCGAGCAGGGATGGGCCGCCGCGCTCGAGCCGGTGGCCGAACAGGTGACCAAGATGGGGCAATTTCTGCGAGACGAGATCGCGGCCGGCCGCAAATACCTGCCCGCGGGTGAGAACGTGTTGCGCGCCTTCACCTTTCCATTCGATCAGGTGCGGGTGCTGATCGTCGGGCAAGACCCCTATCCGACGCCGGGGCACGCCGTGGGCCTCAGCTTCTCGGTGGCGTCCGACGTGCGTCCGCTGCCGCGCAGCCTGTCCAACATCTTCGACGAATACTCGGCCGACCTGGGTTACCCCCAACCCTCGTGCGGTGATCTGACGCCGTGGGCGCAGCGCGGCGTGCTGCTGCTGAACAGGGTCCTGACGGTTCGTCCGAGCAACCCGGCGTCGCATCGCGGGAAGGGCTGGGAGGCCGTCACCGAGTGCGCGATCCGCGCCCTGGTCGGACGCTCACAGCCGATGGTGGCGATCCTGTGGGGCCGTGACGCGTCGACGCTCAAACCAGTGCTGGCAGAAGGCAATTGCGTGGCAATCGAGTCGCCGCACCCCTCGCCGCTGTCCGCCTCGCGCGGCTTCTTCGGGTCGCGTCCGTTCAGCCGCGCCAACGAGCTGCTCGCCGGGATGGGAGCCGACGCGATCGACTGGCGCCTGCCCTGA